The Besnoitia besnoiti strain Bb-Ger1 chromosome IV, whole genome shotgun sequence genome contains a region encoding:
- a CDS encoding SAG-related sequence (encoded by transcript BESB_057500), translating to MTSGLAEFFSSAQAVSRLPQERVQRKWRLPSRPQLSFVAFIAAAVVLLGFPSLPTSGADEPSSVSPACTASGLETTCTCSETKAKAGVSNESATLSKDTNILRVECTNPTVFAPTEANGTTVCSAEPPPDFKDCKENIQQLLGGDPSSVKWEACKEEKAKGAEKCKTLTVPQTNLPFVDQRFAVGCTEEPNNNNKLCRIPVTIKARASATNGQTVTCAYGAGSNESRQAVTLNPSKNSFTLVCGEKGTVLPTNYDTKFCPSDPAGTSTTCDGDYQSILPGFENGWWKKDDPATPKSFTLSIPVDKFPKEQAKMVVACQQTKTKSGSGSPAEGAATSSVCRVDVTIEASAFAAAAGGMKGVFASLAGTALLVMVSQA from the coding sequence ATGACGTCTGGTCTGGCAGagttcttctcctccgctcAGGCGGTCTCCCGGCTCCCGCAGGAGAGAGTACAACGGAAATGGAGGTTGCCTTCGAGGCCGCAACTATCGTTTGTGGCGTTTATTGCCGCTGCAGTCGTACTTCTGGGTTTTCCGTCGTTGCCCACCTCAGGGGCAGATGAGCCGTCATCCGTGTCCCCCGCCTGTACTGCGAGTGGTCTCGAGACGACTTGCACCTGCTCCGAAACGAAAGCCAAGGCCGGCGTGAGCAACGAGTCGGCTACGCTGTCGAAAGACACCAACATTCTCAGAGTGGAATGCACTAACCCTACTGTGTTTGCACCCACAGAGGCAAATGGCACAACGGTCTGTTCAGCGGAGCCTCCCCCCGACTTCAAGGACTGCAAGGAAAATATACAGCAACTTCTTGGTGGAGATCCCAGCAGCGTCAAGTGGGAAGCCTGtaaagaagagaaagcaaaGGGTGCCGAAAAGTGCAAGACCCTGACTGTCCCGCAGACGAATCTCCCGTTCGTCGACCAAAGATTTGCTGTGGGTTGTACCGAGGAGCCAAACAACAACAACAAACTTTGCAGAATCCCTGTGACAATAAAGGCCAGAGCTAGCGCGACAAACGGTCAGACTGTCACGTGTGCCtacggcgccggcagcaatGAATCCCGTCAAGCCGTCACTCTCAACCCATCCAAGAACAGCTTCACTCTGGTCTGTGGAGAGAAGGGAACCGTGCTGCCGACGAACTACGATACTAAGTTCTGCCCCTCGGATCCAGCTGGCACGAGTACGACATGCGACGGAGACTACCAGTCGATTCTGCCGGGCTTCGAGAACGGCTGGTGGAAAAAAGACGATCCCGCCACCCCCAAGTCCTTCACTCTGTCTATTCCAGTTGACAAGTTCCCGAAGGAGCAGGCGAAGATGGTGGTTGCGTGCCAGCAGACGAAAACGAAAtccggcagcggcagccctgcagaaggcgcggcaaCGTCCAGTGTATGTAGGGTCGACGTGACTATCGAGGCGAGTGCattcgcagccgcagccggagGGATGAAAGGGGTGTTCGCCTCACTTGCTGGAACTGCTCTGCTTGTCATGGTCTCGCAAGCTTAG